A portion of the Eubacterium maltosivorans genome contains these proteins:
- a CDS encoding phage major capsid protein translates to MKSKDMLNAANTEILQRLHTAVKEDNEDAFVQAWTDYANNIQESVLQEARGLVQAQDVAILNSRGVRQLTSEERSFYEKTIEAMRSTSPQQALADLDVVMPKTTIDAIFEDLQQTHELLGAVTFMNTSGLVEYYVNTNTKQLASWSTLTAEITKELASGFKKINLAQNKLSAWIPVAKAMLDLGPVWLDRYVRILLGEAIAYGLEDAIINGDGKDKPIGMIRQVGDGVTVTGGVYPEKAAVPVTSFAPEDYGALVAQMAVTPNGNYRTISEVLLVVNPVDYLKLVLPATTLLKPDGTYANNVLPFPTRIVQSAQMAQGKAVFGLANRYFIGIGTAQSGKIEYSDEYKFLEDERTYLTKLYGHGEPLDNAAFIYADISGLKPVTYKVTTTAGE, encoded by the coding sequence ATGAAATCTAAAGACATGCTCAACGCAGCAAACACCGAAATTTTACAGCGTCTGCACACTGCCGTGAAGGAAGATAATGAGGACGCTTTTGTGCAGGCCTGGACCGATTACGCGAACAATATCCAGGAATCTGTTTTACAGGAAGCGCGGGGCCTGGTGCAGGCGCAGGATGTGGCCATCCTGAATTCCAGGGGCGTCCGCCAGCTGACCAGTGAGGAACGCAGCTTCTACGAAAAAACCATTGAAGCCATGCGTTCTACCAGTCCGCAGCAGGCTCTGGCCGACCTGGATGTGGTGATGCCCAAGACCACCATCGATGCGATCTTTGAAGATCTACAGCAGACCCATGAGCTGCTGGGCGCAGTGACCTTCATGAACACCAGCGGCCTGGTTGAATACTATGTCAATACCAACACTAAGCAGCTGGCCTCCTGGAGCACGCTGACCGCCGAGATTACCAAAGAGCTGGCCAGCGGCTTCAAGAAGATCAATCTGGCCCAGAATAAACTCTCTGCCTGGATCCCCGTGGCAAAGGCCATGCTGGATTTGGGGCCGGTCTGGTTAGACCGTTACGTCCGGATCCTGCTGGGCGAAGCCATCGCCTACGGGCTGGAGGACGCCATCATTAACGGCGATGGCAAGGATAAGCCCATCGGCATGATCCGCCAGGTCGGTGACGGGGTGACCGTGACCGGTGGTGTGTACCCGGAAAAGGCGGCCGTACCAGTCACCAGCTTCGCACCGGAAGATTACGGCGCGCTGGTGGCTCAGATGGCCGTCACGCCGAACGGCAATTACCGCACCATCAGCGAGGTGCTGCTGGTCGTGAATCCAGTGGACTATCTGAAGCTGGTGCTGCCCGCCACCACGCTCTTAAAGCCAGACGGCACCTACGCCAACAACGTGCTGCCATTCCCGACAAGAATCGTCCAGTCTGCCCAGATGGCCCAGGGCAAGGCGGTCTTTGGCCTCGCGAACCGCTATTTCATCGGCATCGGCACCGCGCAGTCCGGGAAGATTGAATATTCTGATGAATATAAATTCCTGGAAGATGAACGCACCTACTTAACCAAGCTGTATGGCCACGGCGAGCCCCTTGACAATGCGGCTTTCATTTACGCGGATATTTCCGGATTAAAACCAGTCACCTATAAAGTTACCACAACGGCGGGGGAGTAA
- a CDS encoding head maturation protease, ClpP-related — protein sequence MKKYYALETEGDHATINIFGDITSWPWLESDVSSYNLVQELDALQDAGQIDVYINSYGGEVAEGLAIYNALKRHKAKVVTHCEGFACSVASVIFMAGDERIMSNASLLMIHNAWTYTQGNAQELRKEADDLDTITQASKNAYLERVNIDAAELSAMMDSEKWLDPAECLEKGFATAIVGDDSSGKPSQQAKQAVYNAMRKMEPAGSLTGKTDPEPEPPAIRMEEPTEEPPEDPPKKEETENKVFNFITAIFGDKEE from the coding sequence ATGAAAAAGTATTATGCCCTTGAAACCGAGGGCGACCATGCGACTATTAACATCTTTGGCGACATCACATCCTGGCCATGGCTGGAAAGTGATGTTTCCAGCTACAACCTGGTACAGGAGCTGGACGCCTTACAGGACGCCGGGCAGATTGATGTTTACATCAACAGCTACGGCGGGGAAGTGGCTGAAGGGCTTGCCATCTACAATGCCCTGAAGCGGCACAAGGCAAAGGTGGTCACCCACTGCGAAGGCTTTGCCTGTTCCGTGGCCAGTGTGATCTTTATGGCCGGCGACGAGCGCATCATGAGTAACGCTTCACTGCTCATGATCCACAATGCCTGGACCTACACTCAGGGAAATGCCCAGGAGCTGCGCAAGGAAGCCGATGACCTGGATACGATCACCCAGGCGTCAAAAAATGCTTACCTTGAGCGCGTGAACATTGACGCGGCTGAGCTGTCTGCCATGATGGACAGCGAAAAGTGGCTGGATCCTGCGGAGTGCCTTGAAAAAGGCTTTGCCACCGCCATTGTGGGCGATGACAGCAGCGGGAAACCCAGCCAGCAGGCAAAGCAGGCGGTATACAACGCCATGCGGAAAATGGAGCCTGCCGGAAGTCTTACGGGCAAAACAGATCCCGAACCGGAGCCGCCCGCGATCCGAATGGAGGAACCGACGGAAGAACCACCAGAGGATCCACCAAAGAAAGAAGAAACTGAAAATAAAGTATTCAATTTTATCACCGCCATCTTTGGCGACAAGGAGGAATAA
- a CDS encoding phage portal protein — MGLNFKKWLLEKLGGEEQRVTSAEITGEEFFDLASDLYVREIAFWSCVNTVANAVSKCEFKTFMGKKEVREGEYYTWNMEPNRNQNASAFIHKWISKLYQDNEALVLEQNGQLLVADSFTRKAYALYDDTFTGVAVEDFTFKKTFTGSEVLYFKLSEKDMRRVTNGLYMAYQKLIDYSVRSYQKSRGSRGILDVSAMAQGSEKYEENFNKLMNEHFKNFFNSENAVLPLFEGYRYTDIGSKTYSNEGTRDIRAMIDDVSDFTAKAFGIPPALLNGTVQGTSEATDHFLTFCIDPLCRTLQEEINRKRYGYAGFKNGNYVQIDTKAIKHVDLLSVSTAIDKLIASGAFCINDIRKLTGETIIDEAWANQHFMTKNYATVADLLESLQEGGTL; from the coding sequence ATGGGACTGAACTTTAAAAAATGGCTGCTGGAAAAATTGGGCGGCGAAGAACAGCGTGTAACCTCAGCAGAAATTACCGGCGAGGAATTTTTTGATCTGGCCAGTGATCTGTATGTCCGGGAGATCGCTTTCTGGTCCTGCGTCAACACGGTGGCTAACGCTGTTTCAAAGTGTGAGTTTAAAACCTTCATGGGCAAAAAAGAAGTCCGGGAAGGGGAATACTATACCTGGAACATGGAGCCGAACCGGAACCAGAACGCCAGCGCCTTTATTCACAAGTGGATCTCCAAACTTTACCAGGACAACGAAGCGCTGGTGCTGGAGCAAAACGGACAGCTGCTGGTGGCGGACAGCTTTACCCGCAAGGCCTATGCCCTTTACGATGACACCTTTACCGGTGTGGCGGTGGAAGACTTCACCTTTAAAAAAACTTTTACAGGCTCCGAGGTACTGTATTTTAAGCTCTCCGAGAAGGATATGCGCCGCGTCACCAACGGGCTGTACATGGCGTATCAGAAGCTGATTGACTATAGCGTGCGTTCTTACCAGAAGTCCCGCGGCAGCCGCGGCATTTTGGATGTTTCGGCCATGGCCCAGGGATCTGAGAAATACGAGGAAAACTTTAATAAGCTCATGAACGAGCATTTTAAAAATTTTTTCAACTCAGAAAACGCCGTATTGCCCCTTTTTGAGGGCTACCGCTATACCGATATTGGCAGCAAAACCTATTCCAATGAAGGGACAAGAGATATTCGGGCCATGATCGACGATGTATCTGATTTCACCGCCAAAGCCTTTGGGATTCCACCAGCGCTGCTCAACGGCACGGTCCAAGGCACCAGTGAGGCTACCGACCATTTCCTGACCTTCTGTATTGATCCGCTGTGCCGGACCCTGCAGGAAGAGATCAATCGTAAACGCTACGGGTACGCGGGATTTAAAAATGGCAACTACGTCCAGATTGACACCAAGGCCATTAAGCATGTGGATTTATTATCCGTATCCACGGCCATTGACAAACTCATCGCCTCAGGCGCGTTCTGTATCAATGATATCCGGAAGCTGACCGGGGAAACCATCATTGATGAGGCCTGGGCGAACCAACATTTTATGACCAAAAATTACGCCACCGTGGCGGATTTATTGGAATCCTTACAGGAAGGAGGAACTTTATGA
- a CDS encoding terminase TerL endonuclease subunit, with protein sequence MSCKINPHILRYIEMVEQGKIRACEEQHLLASHVRRCFETEPIYTDDEQLEHYLKLARYFPFERVFEWQAFYIGLHDCTYWKDTGMPRWPDGLCLIGRGAGKDGTIALESLCLMSPYNNIRGYDVDICANNEEQAMRPLEDALEVMEDPENTRKLKRFFYWNKVKIECLKTKSTMKGRTNSPKGKDGLRSGIVIFNEIHQYENYDNINVFTTGLGKKKHPRRSYFTTNGDVRDGPLDDLINTAEDILRGGEADNGLLPFICKLNQKKDVHDPQNWEMANPSLPYLPNLMEEIKKEYAEWKKAPQRLPAFMTKRMNIPESKNTISVTSPENIGATNRPLPDLTGWSCVLGIDYTKVTDFASVNAHFRKGDDRFDINHSWLCLNSKDIPRIKPDWRDWERRKLLTVVDDVEIHPDRIAACVADLARKYNVLGLALDDYRHALLMNALKQVGFDAADHKNVKLVRPSDIMKIYPVIDSCFANQFFTWGDNTVLRWGASNTKLVPASARAKKAAGDDAGNYVFGKIEQKSRKTDPFMALVHSMVLEPLLGNGGKLATPEIQVYTY encoded by the coding sequence ATGAGCTGTAAGATCAACCCGCACATTCTCCGCTATATCGAAATGGTTGAACAGGGGAAAATCCGCGCCTGCGAAGAACAACACCTTTTAGCCAGTCACGTTCGCCGCTGTTTTGAGACCGAACCGATTTACACCGACGATGAACAACTTGAACACTATTTAAAGCTTGCCCGATATTTCCCATTTGAACGGGTCTTTGAGTGGCAGGCTTTTTATATCGGCCTGCATGACTGCACGTATTGGAAAGATACTGGCATGCCAAGGTGGCCAGATGGCTTATGTCTCATTGGCCGCGGGGCTGGAAAAGACGGCACCATCGCGCTGGAATCCCTGTGCCTGATGAGCCCCTATAACAACATCAGAGGCTATGACGTCGATATCTGCGCCAACAACGAAGAACAGGCCATGCGCCCATTAGAGGACGCCCTTGAGGTCATGGAAGACCCGGAGAACACGCGAAAGCTGAAGCGTTTTTTTTATTGGAATAAGGTCAAAATCGAATGCCTTAAAACAAAGTCGACCATGAAAGGCCGCACCAACAGCCCCAAAGGAAAAGACGGGCTGCGCTCCGGCATTGTGATTTTCAATGAGATCCACCAGTATGAAAATTATGACAACATCAACGTTTTTACAACGGGTCTGGGAAAAAAGAAGCACCCCCGGCGGTCGTATTTCACCACCAACGGCGATGTGCGGGACGGCCCCCTAGACGATCTGATCAACACGGCAGAGGATATCTTAAGAGGCGGCGAAGCCGACAACGGTCTGCTGCCGTTCATCTGCAAATTAAACCAAAAGAAGGATGTGCACGACCCCCAAAATTGGGAAATGGCCAACCCGTCCCTGCCCTATCTGCCAAACTTGATGGAAGAAATCAAAAAAGAATACGCCGAGTGGAAAAAAGCCCCGCAGCGCTTACCCGCTTTTATGACCAAACGTATGAACATCCCTGAGAGTAAAAATACGATTTCAGTGACATCCCCTGAGAACATCGGAGCCACCAACCGGCCGCTGCCCGACTTGACCGGATGGTCCTGTGTGCTGGGAATTGACTATACCAAGGTCACGGATTTTGCTTCCGTCAACGCCCACTTCCGGAAAGGGGATGACCGCTTTGACATTAATCACAGCTGGCTGTGCCTGAACTCCAAAGATATCCCGAGAATCAAACCCGACTGGCGGGATTGGGAGCGTCGGAAGCTGCTCACCGTGGTGGACGATGTGGAAATACACCCGGACCGGATCGCAGCGTGTGTGGCCGATCTGGCACGGAAATACAACGTGCTGGGCCTTGCCCTGGACGATTACCGACATGCCCTTTTGATGAACGCCCTCAAACAGGTCGGGTTTGATGCGGCCGATCACAAAAACGTCAAGCTGGTCCGCCCCAGTGACATCATGAAAATTTATCCGGTCATTGACAGCTGTTTCGCCAACCAGTTCTTTACCTGGGGGGATAACACGGTTTTGCGATGGGGAGCCAGCAACACCAAGCTGGTGCCGGCATCTGCCCGCGCCAAGAAAGCCGCCGGGGATGACGCCGGGAATTATGTTTTTGGCAAGATTGAACAGAAAAGCAGAAAGACCGACCCCTTTATGGCCCTGGTCCATTCCATGGTCCTGGAGCCGCTTCTGGGGAACGGCGGGAAATTGGCGACCCCGGAAATACAGGTTTACACCTATTAA
- a CDS encoding P27 family phage terminase small subunit codes for MARSKTDLTLREELRERIKTDLLDQLERNGTVGEYYTDLVDDYMDLWDTKTELVKDIREHGVKVEYTSNNGITNMKKNESVDLRIKVNAQMLKLLSELGIKPSQADPGDLDEL; via the coding sequence ATGGCAAGAAGCAAAACAGATTTAACGCTAAGAGAAGAACTTCGCGAACGGATCAAAACGGATCTTCTGGATCAGCTTGAGCGGAATGGAACCGTCGGGGAGTACTATACCGACCTGGTGGATGACTATATGGACCTGTGGGATACGAAGACCGAACTGGTCAAGGACATCCGTGAGCATGGGGTTAAGGTTGAGTATACCTCCAACAACGGCATCACCAACATGAAGAAAAATGAATCCGTGGACCTGCGTATCAAAGTCAACGCTCAGATGCTCAAGCTGCTCTCAGAGTTAGGCATCAAACCATCACAAGCAGATCCGGGTGATCTGGATGAGCTGTAA
- a CDS encoding HNH endonuclease, whose amino-acid sequence MTKQQIDFVRDCIANKDMHAFYTWTPWEKARLDALKLDKFECQHCKAKGKYTKATTVHHVNHVKQHPELALSLWYEDRAGKRRRNLVSLCHDCHEKEHNYRKKKEKNLFTAEWTEDPPSK is encoded by the coding sequence ATGACCAAACAGCAGATTGACTTTGTAAGAGACTGCATCGCCAACAAGGATATGCACGCCTTTTACACCTGGACACCGTGGGAGAAGGCGCGGCTGGACGCGCTTAAGCTGGACAAGTTCGAGTGCCAGCACTGCAAAGCCAAAGGCAAATATACCAAGGCAACCACCGTGCATCATGTGAACCACGTCAAGCAGCATCCAGAGCTGGCCTTGTCACTTTGGTATGAAGACCGCGCAGGAAAGCGGCGGCGTAACCTTGTGAGCCTGTGTCATGATTGCCACGAAAAAGAGCATAATTATCGAAAGAAAAAAGAAAAAAATTTGTTCACAGCCGAGTGGACAGAAGACCCCCCATCAAAATAA
- a CDS encoding DNA adenine methylase: MISIPFSGSKRNRYKEVKQIIQDNGYKKVYEAFGGSAVLSVNLFREGLVERAVINDYDRLFDLYPAYLDIKDTLIQKCLEAGFIKSNKRLNATQRAYLQSMIATIDEKYWRLLANNFVFSGKQTGSLKPLYFTYFHNDITTDKQREYLQTVQQMERVSMDYKAFLKQYFKDFDDTTMIILDPPYMNSTQKAYDNRYFFGLSATLQMLQMVKEMQVDFIFFNMIERDVIEVLKVFGFQDFEVSTRRITQTSTSSREDCLAYVRNHF; the protein is encoded by the coding sequence ATGATCAGTATTCCATTTTCAGGCAGCAAGCGAAACCGGTATAAAGAAGTCAAACAGATCATACAGGATAACGGTTATAAGAAAGTCTATGAAGCCTTTGGCGGCAGTGCCGTCCTCAGCGTCAACCTATTCAGAGAGGGCCTTGTCGAGCGTGCGGTCATAAACGATTATGACCGGCTGTTTGACTTATATCCGGCCTATCTGGACATTAAGGACACCTTGATTCAGAAGTGCCTTGAAGCAGGCTTTATAAAGAGTAATAAGCGTCTTAATGCTACGCAGCGGGCATACTTACAATCTATGATCGCCACCATCGACGAAAAGTATTGGCGGCTATTGGCGAATAATTTCGTTTTTTCCGGAAAACAGACCGGGAGCCTGAAGCCTTTATACTTCACCTATTTTCACAATGATATTACCACGGATAAGCAGCGGGAATACTTACAAACGGTACAGCAGATGGAACGCGTATCCATGGACTACAAAGCATTTTTAAAGCAGTATTTTAAAGACTTCGATGACACCACGATGATCATATTGGATCCACCCTATATGAACAGCACACAGAAAGCCTATGATAACCGTTATTTCTTTGGCTTAAGCGCAACCTTGCAGATGCTGCAAATGGTTAAGGAAATGCAGGTGGATTTTATCTTTTTCAATATGATCGAGCGTGATGTGATCGAAGTCCTTAAGGTGTTTGGATTCCAGGACTTTGAAGTCAGCACAAGGCGAATTACCCAGACGTCAACTTCCAGCCGGGAGGATTGTCTGGCGTATGTCAGAAATCATTTTTAA
- a CDS encoding helix-turn-helix transcriptional regulator, producing the protein MNLKAIRLSQGLSVPKLVERSGVSRRTIQEIEKRGDCLVSNAIKLADALEVTLDELCRTKDEKAGE; encoded by the coding sequence ATGAACCTGAAAGCCATACGGTTAAGTCAAGGTCTTTCCGTCCCCAAACTCGTTGAGCGTTCCGGTGTTTCCCGCCGGACCATCCAGGAAATCGAAAAGCGTGGCGATTGTCTCGTATCCAATGCCATTAAACTGGCCGACGCCCTGGAAGTGACACTCGATGAGCTTTGCAGGACAAAAGACGAAAAAGCCGGGGAATAA
- a CDS encoding helix-turn-helix domain-containing protein, whose translation MAKDIDVKELVKLAAAEGARVALATVEKEQQKARRGRKDRRLRNTKLLLKNYRLLKEHCEGAVYTDEQVEDESIVDLMNMMEEHHYSDKVFVESIQKSVARTHLMMQHIERMMNVYRVVCEKSGKEEDIRNYWIVWHSYITDERLTVEEIADRFNVDRSTIYRAINSGAEILSALFFGIDGINKK comes from the coding sequence ATGGCTAAGGATATTGACGTTAAGGAGCTGGTAAAGCTGGCAGCAGCAGAAGGCGCAAGAGTGGCCCTGGCAACCGTGGAAAAAGAGCAGCAAAAGGCCAGAAGAGGCCGAAAAGACAGACGGTTAAGAAATACCAAACTGCTGTTAAAAAATTACCGTTTGCTGAAGGAGCACTGCGAGGGCGCTGTATATACCGATGAACAGGTAGAGGATGAAAGCATCGTTGATCTTATGAATATGATGGAAGAACACCATTACAGCGACAAGGTCTTTGTGGAAAGCATTCAGAAAAGTGTCGCACGGACACACTTAATGATGCAGCATATCGAGCGCATGATGAATGTTTATCGGGTCGTGTGTGAAAAAAGTGGAAAGGAAGAGGACATAAGAAATTACTGGATTGTCTGGCATTCCTATATAACCGATGAACGGCTGACCGTCGAGGAGATAGCAGACCGGTTTAACGTGGATCGCTCAACCATTTACCGGGCAATCAACTCCGGTGCGGAGATTTTGTCAGCTCTTTTTTTCGGGATTGATGGCATCAACAAAAAATGA
- a CDS encoding Holliday junction resolvase RecU, which translates to MNRQSEKDPRRQLQGYQNKKKGQVFEILIMAACRQYRVERLAYIDKTPEPMRVIGRGQKGQFTAIFEKKAQPDFKGTLSGGRAVCFEAKNKEGDRVNQTAVTQEQKEALNDHADLGAVTFVLLCMNGMDYYRVPWRIWRSMKRHYGRMYMTLEELEPFRIRFDNTLKFLEGIHETGL; encoded by the coding sequence ATGAACAGACAAAGCGAAAAAGACCCGCGCCGACAGCTCCAGGGATACCAAAACAAGAAAAAAGGGCAGGTATTCGAAATCTTAATCATGGCGGCGTGCCGACAGTACCGCGTTGAGCGTCTGGCCTATATTGACAAAACACCCGAACCCATGCGCGTCATCGGCCGAGGGCAGAAAGGCCAGTTTACCGCCATTTTTGAGAAAAAAGCGCAGCCCGACTTTAAAGGCACCCTGTCCGGCGGCCGGGCAGTCTGTTTTGAAGCCAAAAACAAGGAAGGGGATCGCGTCAACCAGACAGCCGTTACCCAGGAACAGAAAGAAGCCCTGAACGACCATGCCGATCTGGGCGCGGTGACCTTTGTGCTGCTGTGCATGAACGGCATGGATTACTACCGGGTGCCCTGGCGGATATGGCGGAGCATGAAAAGGCACTATGGCCGGATGTATATGACCTTAGAGGAGCTGGAGCCCTTCCGGATCCGCTTTGACAATACCCTGAAATTTCTGGAGGGCATCCATGAAACCGGACTTTGA
- a CDS encoding phage antirepressor KilAC domain-containing protein, with the protein MNHLTMTINDEQIQIKEYQGTRVVTLADIDRVHKRPPGTARKRFNFHREHFTEGLDYFVLNTDEARKHFNTMAPNGLILVTEYGYLMLVKSFTDALAWEVQRSLVNHYFRAKEQQQELPTGENLLAMAVLEAQKLLEAKDQTIQHQEAQIKELAPKADYTDTILASKDLVNMTQIAKDYGMGAKTMNLLLKDLGIQTYNGNQWVLTYKYQNKGYAASATASYYHQDGTIGSRMHTKWTQKGRQFLYEVLKQRGILPIIEQEHLYKRAE; encoded by the coding sequence ATGAATCACCTGACCATGACCATCAACGATGAACAGATCCAGATCAAGGAATACCAGGGTACCCGCGTGGTCACCCTGGCCGATATCGACCGGGTCCATAAGCGGCCGCCGGGAACCGCCAGAAAGCGGTTCAATTTTCACCGCGAACACTTCACAGAGGGCCTGGACTACTTCGTCCTAAATACGGACGAAGCCAGAAAACACTTTAATACCATGGCACCGAATGGACTGATCCTGGTAACAGAATACGGATATCTGATGTTAGTTAAAAGTTTCACCGATGCGCTTGCCTGGGAAGTTCAGCGCAGCCTGGTCAATCATTATTTTAGAGCAAAAGAACAGCAGCAGGAGCTGCCGACCGGAGAAAACCTTCTGGCCATGGCCGTACTGGAAGCCCAGAAGCTGCTGGAAGCCAAAGACCAGACCATACAGCACCAGGAAGCGCAGATAAAAGAACTGGCCCCAAAGGCCGATTATACCGATACCATCCTGGCCAGCAAAGACCTGGTCAACATGACACAGATCGCGAAGGACTACGGCATGGGTGCCAAGACCATGAACCTGCTGTTAAAAGACCTGGGGATCCAGACCTACAACGGCAACCAGTGGGTGCTTACTTACAAATATCAAAACAAAGGATACGCAGCCAGCGCCACCGCCAGTTACTACCACCAGGACGGAACCATCGGCAGCCGGATGCATACCAAGTGGACCCAGAAAGGCCGCCAGTTTCTGTATGAGGTTTTAAAGCAGCGGGGAATCCTACCCATCATCGAGCAGGAGCACCTTTATAAAAGGGCAGAGTAG
- a CDS encoding DNA cytosine methyltransferase: MGLIIDNFAGGGGASQGIEEAVGRAVDIAINHDPDAIAMHKINHPDTRHYCEDVWNVEPLKVTGGKPVDLAWFSPDCKHFSKAKGGKPKDKNIRGLAWVAVKWAVQTRPRVIILENVEEFKTWGPLGEDGQPDKKRIGETFRSFVEELKILGYQVEWKELRACDYGAPTTRKRFFLIARCDGQPIVWPEPTHGEGPGLKPYKAARDIIDWSIPCKSIFERERPLSENTMRRIHRGIFRYVINNPEPFIISVNHAGDRFRGQEIEEPLTTVTAKNGYGIVTPYIVQTGQTGFAEDKRSYSMEQPLTTIVTKAEHCVIAPFLSKYYGGNYKGAGSGIKEPVSTITTIDHNAMISPVLIQMGYGDPEGRRVLDLEKPLGTVTAGGNKFALAAAFIKKDYGTGTGQELEGPLHTVTASSNHFSLVSAFLMKYYGQGIGQNMNEPMHTITTKDRFGLVTVQGIDYRIADIGMRMLTPRELFRAQGFPDSYVIDWDDKGQRISKAKQVARCGNAVPPPFARALVTANCEFLFKNNNMEEAI; the protein is encoded by the coding sequence ATGGGATTAATCATTGATAATTTTGCCGGCGGCGGTGGCGCGTCGCAGGGGATAGAGGAGGCCGTAGGCCGCGCCGTTGATATTGCCATCAATCACGATCCAGATGCCATTGCCATGCATAAAATCAATCATCCGGATACCCGGCATTACTGTGAGGATGTGTGGAACGTTGAGCCATTGAAAGTTACGGGCGGAAAGCCCGTAGACCTTGCCTGGTTTTCGCCCGACTGCAAGCACTTTTCAAAGGCAAAAGGCGGGAAACCAAAGGATAAAAATATCCGGGGGCTGGCGTGGGTAGCGGTGAAATGGGCTGTCCAGACCAGACCGCGGGTCATTATCCTTGAAAATGTAGAGGAGTTTAAAACCTGGGGCCCACTTGGGGAAGATGGACAGCCAGACAAAAAGAGAATCGGCGAAACATTCAGAAGTTTCGTTGAGGAGTTGAAAATACTCGGTTATCAAGTTGAGTGGAAAGAACTGCGTGCCTGCGATTATGGTGCACCGACCACCCGAAAAAGATTTTTTCTGATTGCGCGGTGTGATGGGCAGCCCATTGTCTGGCCAGAGCCGACACACGGAGAAGGACCAGGGCTTAAACCCTATAAGGCGGCCAGAGACATTATTGACTGGAGTATTCCATGTAAATCCATTTTTGAACGTGAAAGACCGCTCAGTGAAAATACCATGCGCCGGATCCACCGGGGAATTTTTAGATACGTGATAAACAACCCAGAACCCTTCATTATTTCCGTAAATCATGCTGGGGATCGGTTTAGGGGCCAGGAGATAGAGGAACCATTAACCACAGTAACAGCAAAAAACGGGTATGGGATTGTAACACCCTATATTGTTCAGACAGGACAGACCGGATTTGCGGAAGATAAACGCTCCTACAGTATGGAACAACCACTCACGACCATTGTAACAAAGGCAGAGCACTGTGTTATAGCGCCGTTTTTGTCAAAATACTACGGTGGAAATTATAAAGGCGCCGGATCAGGAATAAAAGAGCCGGTATCCACCATCACGACCATTGACCACAATGCCATGATATCCCCGGTTTTAATTCAGATGGGCTATGGCGATCCAGAAGGAAGGCGGGTACTGGATTTAGAGAAACCACTCGGAACCGTTACCGCTGGCGGGAATAAATTTGCTTTGGCAGCAGCGTTCATCAAAAAGGATTACGGAACAGGAACAGGCCAGGAGTTAGAGGGGCCGCTGCATACAGTAACGGCTTCCAGCAATCATTTTTCGCTGGTATCCGCCTTTCTTATGAAATATTACGGGCAGGGGATCGGGCAGAATATGAACGAACCCATGCACACCATCACCACAAAGGATCGGTTTGGACTGGTTACCGTGCAGGGGATTGATTACCGTATTGCAGATATTGGAATGCGGATGCTGACACCAAGAGAACTGTTCAGGGCACAGGGATTTCCAGACAGCTATGTCATAGACTGGGATGATAAGGGGCAGCGGATCAGTAAAGCCAAACAGGTGGCGCGATGCGGAAATGCAGTGCCGCCGCCGTTTGCAAGAGCGCTTGTCACAGCGAACTGTGAATTTTTATTTAAAAACAATAACATGGAGGAGGCAATATAG